From Bacillus basilensis, a single genomic window includes:
- a CDS encoding thioesterase II family protein, which translates to MIKLFCLPYAGGSAVVYSKWTKKLEDFIELYPVELAGRGKRFNEPFYDSMEDAVNDIFNQIKDHLNQTYAFFGHSMGSLLVYELCQKIKKMGYPEPAHIFFSGREAPQTVKDEYTVYDLPDEEFIKYVFHYGGMPESFLENKMLLDIFIPILKADFKIVETYQYIEKDFNLNCDFSILSGEKDQKLDFANLKGWEKFSIGNCTYFTFEGGHFYINEDIENTIACINKQLKKCVIE; encoded by the coding sequence TTGATTAAACTATTTTGTTTGCCGTATGCCGGTGGCTCAGCGGTTGTATATAGTAAATGGACAAAAAAATTAGAGGATTTCATTGAATTATATCCAGTAGAATTGGCGGGAAGAGGTAAAAGATTTAACGAACCTTTTTATGATTCAATGGAGGACGCTGTTAATGATATTTTTAATCAAATTAAAGATCATTTAAATCAAACTTATGCTTTCTTTGGACATAGTATGGGAAGTCTTTTAGTTTATGAGTTATGTCAAAAAATAAAAAAAATGGGTTATCCGGAACCAGCTCATATTTTTTTTTCCGGAAGAGAAGCTCCCCAAACTGTAAAAGATGAATATACAGTATATGATCTTCCGGATGAAGAGTTTATAAAATATGTTTTTCACTATGGTGGTATGCCAGAATCCTTTCTTGAGAATAAAATGTTATTAGATATCTTTATTCCAATTTTAAAAGCAGATTTTAAAATAGTAGAAACATATCAATATATTGAGAAAGATTTTAATTTAAATTGTGATTTTTCCATTCTTTCAGGGGAAAAGGATCAAAAATTAGATTTTGCCAATTTGAAGGGATGGGAAAAATTCTCTATAGGTAATTGTACTTATTTTACTTTTGAAGGTGGTCATTTCTATATAAATGAAGATATTGAAAATACTATTGCATGTATAAATAAACAATTAAAAAAATGTGTAATTGAATGA